AATTGGGCCGGCAGTTATCCCGCCAGTCTCAGCGGTGGTATGCAGCAAAGGGTCGGCTTGGCCAGGGCCCTGGCTAACGATCCGGACATTTTGCTCATGGATGAAGCGTTCAGCGCCTTGGATCCACTCATCCGTAAGGAGATGCAGGATGAGCTGTTGGAACTCCACTCCCGCCTGCGCAAGACGATTTTGTTCATTACTCACGACTTAGATGAGGCTTTAAAGCTGGGCGACAGGATTGCCGTCATGAAAGACGGGGAAGTCGTCCAAGTTGGCACTCCTGAAGAAATCCTTACTAACCCGGCCAATGATTATGTAAGAGATTTTGTTCAGGATGTAGATCGAGGAAAGGTACTAACTGCCCGCAGCATTATGATCAAACCGGAAGTGATCACCTCCAAAGACGGCCCGAAAGTGGCCATGCGCAAGATGAAGGAAACCGGCCTTTCCAGTGTTTTCGTAGTAGACCCTCACCGGACTTTAATGGGCATCGTGACCGCCGATGCTATCCTGGAACAGGACAACTGGGAAGCTAAACACTTGTCATCAGTCCTGATCACAGACGTTCCCACCACGTCGCCGGACACTCCGGTCAATGAACTGTTTCCCATGGCTGCTGAAACCAAGATACCGATTTCCGTAGTTGATGAGCACCATAAGTTGCTGGGGATTATTCCCCGGGTAGCCATCCTGGCGGCTATGTCTAAAAAGGAGGTCAAAGCTCTGTGAATTGGGATTTCAGCAATGGTTTCAGCGGTCTGCCCATCGGGTTTTACTTCAAAGGGCTGGTTGATTGGCTGGATCAAGCCTTGGCTCCTTTTTGGGATGTTTTGTCTGCGGTCATTTTTTGGATGGTTACTTCTTTAGAAGCAGCGTTCGGTCGTGTCCCACCGGTGATCACTATCATTGTTTTCGCTTTGATCGCCTGGAAAGCAGCCGGCAAGAAATTGAGCCTTTTTACGGTCGCCGCTTTCCTGCTGATCCTGGGCATGGATCTATGGCGCCAGACCATGCAGACCTTGTCTTTAGTGATTGTATCCACCATCATTGCTTTGCTGATCGGGATACCGCTGGGCATTTGGGCTTCCCGCAGTGATCGTTTAAGCCAGGCGTTAAGGCCGGTGCTTGACTTTATGCAGACCTTGCCGGCTTTTGTTTATTTAATCCCGGCTATCACCTTTTTCCAAATCGGCAGGGTGCCGGGGGTGATTGCTACCGTGATTTTCGCCATGCCCCCTGCCATCCGGCTCACCAATTTAGGCATACGACAAGTGGCGGAGGACGTGGTGGAAGCAGCCCTGGCCTTTGGTTCTACGCCCAATCAACTGCTGTTTAAAGTCCAGCTGCCCCTGGCCTTACCGACCATTATGGCCGGCATCAACCAGTGCATTATGCTGGCTTTGTCCATGGTGGTGATTGCCTCCATGGTGGGTGCGCCCGGCCTTGGGGAAGGGGTACTGACCGGTATCAGCCAGTACAAGCTGGACATCGGCTTTGAAGCGGGACTGGCGGTGGTGCTGTTGGCCATGTTTTTAGACAGGGTCACGGAAGCACTGGGCAAGAAGAACAATTATTAAGGGGGTATTGTCTTGAAGAGATTCAAAAAAGGCATTGTGCTGCTGCTGGTGATGAGCTGCGTGGCGGTGTTGGCCGGTTGCCAAGGGGAGACGGGAAATGCAGGTAGTACCGGGGAAAGCCGGGAAGCAAAGGGCACCATCCGTTTTGGTTACGTGAACTGGGCTGAAGGTATCGCCATGACCCATCTCCTGCAGGCGGTCATTGAAGATAAACTGGGATATGAAGTGGAAACTACCCAGGCAGATGTAGGGCCGGTGTTTCAGGGGGTGGCCCAGGGGAGTTTTGATGCTTTTGTAGATACCTGGCTGCCGGTAACTCATGCTTCATATATAGAACAGCTGGGTGACAAATTTGACGTATACGAAGATCCGGTCTATGAGAATGCCAGGATTGGTTTGGTAGTGCCGGCCTACGTGAATATCAATTCCATTGAAGAATTGAATGACCACCGGGAAAAATTCCAAAACCGCATTGTGGGCATTGATGCCGGAGCAGGCATTATGCAAAAGACGGAGGCGGCCATTGCGGAATACGGTTTGGCATTTGAATTGATCAAGAGCAGCGGTCCGGCTATGACGGCCAGTTTAGCTGATGCCATTGCCAATGAGGAATGGATTGTCGTTACCGGATGGACCCCGCACTGGAAGTTTGCCCGCTGGGATCTAAAATTCCTCGAAGATCCAAAAGGTATTTACGGGGCTGATGAGCATATCTATGTTACCGCTCGCAAAGGGCTGGAAGAGGATGCCCCTGATGTAGTGAAGCTGCTGAAAAACTTTAAGTTGAATGATGAACAGCTTGGTACTTTGGAAGACTATATTAATGAAGGCCTGGATCCGGTGGAAGCCGGTCGCAAGTGGATGAACGAAAATCCGGATGTGGTGGAGGGCTGGCTCCAGTAACCGGCTTAGTAAGGAAAATAGCAGGTCTCTAGGTTTCAGAGTTAACCCCGGGCCCCTGGCGCCTGCCGGCGGCCAAGGGCCGGCGGGTGGGCGATGGCTCTGAAATCCTAGAGACCTTTTATACTTCACTGCCGGCAAGGGGAGGTAAGGTTTACAGGTTGAGCTTCCGGTCCAACAGGTAAGAAGTGGTAACAAACAATATGATTAGCACCCCCACCAGCAGGAAAACATCGGAGCCTTTAATGATGATTTCCGGCAGGTGGTAACTGCCCTCCAGGCGATAGCTAATTTGCTGCGCTACTCTGGTGATGATTTCCGAAATGGCCAAGAAACATAGGAAAGCCACCAGCTTGCCGTATTTCAGGGAAGCAAAGATAGTCTTAGCCAGAGTTACAGACAAGTAAACCATCAACAAAAACGCTACGTAAATGCTGAGAAGCACCAGCAAAGCTTTGAGCACGTTGCCCCATTCCCGGTAGCTCAAGGCGGAGAAGTCCACCTGGATCAGCCCCAGCCGGTTAAAATACCATATGTCGAGGTAGAAGGTGAGGCCGGTGATGACCATCACCCCGGTACATTCGAGCACGACGGCCAGCAGCTTGCCGCCGAGAAACTGGTACCCGCGCAGGGGCAGGGTGAAGTCCAGGTATCCCTCGTCACTGAACAGACTCCGGTATAACCGGGCGATGTGGTCTAGAAACAGTGCCACCGCCAAGACGATGCACAGCAGGATGAGGAGGGCGGTTAGCGTTCTGGGATTGTTTCCCTCGTGCCGGAAGTTGGTGATTACGCTCAGGTTGGCGGCGAAAAAGATCACGATGCCGGCCAGGAAAAACTTCCACCGCCGCAGCCATTCGTATTTTACCAGGTTAAGCATCATCCCCGTATACCTCCTTGTAAAGCTCTTCCACGGATTTCTGGTACTCGCGCCGCAAATCATCCACATTACCCATTAAAGCTATTTGGCCGTTTTTGAGGAAGAGAACCTCATCCATGATGCTTTCAATTTCCCTGATGATGTGGGTGGCAATCACCATGGTGGCATCTTCCCGGGCGGAAGCCAAGATCATTTCCAGCACCTTTTCCCTGGAGACGGGATCCAGCCCGTTAAAGGGCTCATCCAAAAGATACAGTTTAGCCTGCCTCGACATAGCCAGCCCTATTTTTAAACGTCCCAGCATCCCCGTGGACAAGTCGGCGATTTTCTGCCGGGGCTGCAAGCCCATGGCTGTCAACCGCTCTTCCGCCAGACCCTGGGAGAAATCGGGGAAAAAGTCCCGGTAATAGCCCACGGCCTGCCCCACCGTCATCCAGCGGGGAAGGTGATTGATAGTAGGCAAGTAGGAGATCAAATGCTTGGTTTTGACACTGGGTACTTGCCCGGCCACGGCAAAGGAACCGGCCGACGGTTGGGTGATGCCTGCCAGCACCTTCAGCAGGGTGGTCTTGCCGCTGG
This genomic interval from Clostridia bacterium contains the following:
- a CDS encoding glycine betaine ABC transporter substrate-binding protein, with product MSCVAVLAGCQGETGNAGSTGESREAKGTIRFGYVNWAEGIAMTHLLQAVIEDKLGYEVETTQADVGPVFQGVAQGSFDAFVDTWLPVTHASYIEQLGDKFDVYEDPVYENARIGLVVPAYVNINSIEELNDHREKFQNRIVGIDAGAGIMQKTEAAIAEYGLAFELIKSSGPAMTASLADAIANEEWIVVTGWTPHWKFARWDLKFLEDPKGIYGADEHIYVTARKGLEEDAPDVVKLLKNFKLNDEQLGTLEDYINEGLDPVEAGRKWMNENPDVVEGWLQ
- a CDS encoding ABC transporter ATP-binding protein: SGKTTLLKVLAGITQPSAGSFAVAGQVPSVKTKHLISYLPTINHLPRWMTVGQAVGYYRDFFPDFSQGLAEERLTAMGLQPRQKIADLSTGMLGRLKIGLAMSRQAKLYLLDEPFNGLDPVSREKVLEMILASAREDATMVIATHIIREIESIMDEVLFLKNGQIALMGNVDDLRREYQKSVEELYKEVYGDDA
- a CDS encoding proline/glycine betaine ABC transporter permease, with product MVTSLEAAFGRVPPVITIIVFALIAWKAAGKKLSLFTVAAFLLILGMDLWRQTMQTLSLVIVSTIIALLIGIPLGIWASRSDRLSQALRPVLDFMQTLPAFVYLIPAITFFQIGRVPGVIATVIFAMPPAIRLTNLGIRQVAEDVVEAALAFGSTPNQLLFKVQLPLALPTIMAGINQCIMLALSMVVIASMVGAPGLGEGVLTGISQYKLDIGFEAGLAVVLLAMFLDRVTEALGKKNNY
- a CDS encoding CBS domain-containing protein — encoded protein: NWAGSYPASLSGGMQQRVGLARALANDPDILLMDEAFSALDPLIRKEMQDELLELHSRLRKTILFITHDLDEALKLGDRIAVMKDGEVVQVGTPEEILTNPANDYVRDFVQDVDRGKVLTARSIMIKPEVITSKDGPKVAMRKMKETGLSSVFVVDPHRTLMGIVTADAILEQDNWEAKHLSSVLITDVPTTSPDTPVNELFPMAAETKIPISVVDEHHKLLGIIPRVAILAAMSKKEVKAL